A single Lolium perenne isolate Kyuss_39 chromosome 6, Kyuss_2.0, whole genome shotgun sequence DNA region contains:
- the LOC127326566 gene encoding uncharacterized protein isoform X2, with protein sequence MVEDTNPVQDIVHVVHEDASYDKDVVEIKLPDSVVSSDYGGNFVKDVCIDEGQPPPQKFSEEKVVDEKFSPKFDHQMIHANGAPGYREKDCATKSVHELKPEIVLPLGFAPDSNNEKQHSSCEEHDPEGRSKATNFGEISEKKISLEELLRLESAEESQHKATVSSETSKNQMPSLRGEAAGQVSTNASHGIEATASKTSELVNNSLSSTENTDDCTVTTSEECDVEAPPECSTSAITDAASAVPICNLEKTDDGSAEGFDKVEKAGSGVDAPSSSSSDIGSSEKSNDQNGSTAREAITNKVDETAVASTSSAGIVEPSGANVENKHETDGITDIHDSTQRDEGNSVHMMSTVSKSPTHAHDMDEEIAPDSAKAESQIGNGYPPSESGLFGPSIMSAPVSHSGHLAYSGSISIRSDSSATSTRSFAFPVLQRDWISSPVRMAKGERRRARQRHGWRKGLLCCKF encoded by the exons ATGGTTGAGGACACAAACCCAGTACAAGATATAGTACATGTTGTGCATGAGGATGCTTCTTATGACAAGGATGTTGTGGAGATAAAATTGCCAGACAGTGTTGTTTCTTCTGATTATGGTGGTAATTTTGTCAAAGATGTCTGCATTGATGAAGGACAACCTCCTCCTCAGAAGTTTTCAGAAGAAAAAGTAGTAGATGAAAAGTTTTCTCCAAAATTTGATCATCAAATGATACATGCAAATGGTGCTCCAGGATACAGGGAAAAAGATTGCGCTACAAAGTCTGTCCACGAACTGAAACCTGAAATAGTTTTACCTCTTGGTTTTGCTCCCGATAGCAACAATGAGAAGCAACATTCTTCTTGTGAAGAGCATGATCCTGAAGGCAGGAGTAAGGCCACTAACTTCGGTGAGATCAGTGAGAAGAAAATAAGTTTGGAAGAATTACTTCGACTCGAAAGCGCGGAAGAGTCGCAGCATAAAGCCACAGTAAGCTCTGAAACCAGTAAAAACCAAATGCCATCTCTTCgcggagaagcagctggacag GTTTCCACAAATGCGTCTCATGGAATTGAAGCTACTGCAtccaaaaccagtgagcttgttAATAATAGTTTATCAAGTACGGAGAACACCGATGATTGCACAGTAACAACGTCTGAAGAATGTGATGTAGAGGCACCACCTGAATGCTCTACATCGGCAATCACAGATGCTGCTTCCGCTGTACCTATCTGCAATCTCGAGAAGACTGATGATGGCAGTGCTGAAGGATTTGATAAGGTCGAAAAAGCTGGATCTGGAGTCGATGCTCCGAGCTCGAGTAGTTCAGACATCGGATCATCTGAGAAGAGCAATGATCAGAATGGAAGTACTGCGCGTGAAGCAATAACCAATAAGGTTGATGAAACTGCAGTAGCATCAACTTCATCAGCTGGCATTGTAGAGCCCAGTGGTGCAAATGTAGAAAATAAACACGAGACTGACGGTATCACTGATATACATGATTCAACCCAGAGAGACGAAGGAAATTCTGTGCATATGATGAGCACAGTTAGTAAGAGTCCTACCCATGCACACGATATGGATGAAGAGATTGCACCTGATAGTGCAAAGGCAGAATCTCAAATCGGAAATGGCTATCCTCCCTCCGAATCGGGCTTGTTCGGGCCTAGTATCATGTCAGCTCCCGTGTCACACTCTGGGCATCTTGCTTATTCTGGCAGTATTTCCATCCGATCAGATAGTAGCGCGACTAGCACCCGGTCCTTTGCATTTCCAGT ATTGCAGAGGGACTGGATCAGCAGCCCGGTGAGGATGGCGAAAGGAGAGCGGAGGCGCGCCAGGCAGCGCCATGGCTGGAGGAAGGGGCTTCTCTGCTGTAAATTCTGA
- the LOC127326566 gene encoding uncharacterized protein isoform X1, translating to MKLVCRTEVLTTKMVEDTNPVQDIVHVVHEDASYDKDVVEIKLPDSVVSSDYGGNFVKDVCIDEGQPPPQKFSEEKVVDEKFSPKFDHQMIHANGAPGYREKDCATKSVHELKPEIVLPLGFAPDSNNEKQHSSCEEHDPEGRSKATNFGEISEKKISLEELLRLESAEESQHKATVSSETSKNQMPSLRGEAAGQVSTNASHGIEATASKTSELVNNSLSSTENTDDCTVTTSEECDVEAPPECSTSAITDAASAVPICNLEKTDDGSAEGFDKVEKAGSGVDAPSSSSSDIGSSEKSNDQNGSTAREAITNKVDETAVASTSSAGIVEPSGANVENKHETDGITDIHDSTQRDEGNSVHMMSTVSKSPTHAHDMDEEIAPDSAKAESQIGNGYPPSESGLFGPSIMSAPVSHSGHLAYSGSISIRSDSSATSTRSFAFPVLQRDWISSPVRMAKGERRRARQRHGWRKGLLCCKF from the exons TTTGTAGGACTGAAGTATTGACAACGAAAATGGTTGAGGACACAAACCCAGTACAAGATATAGTACATGTTGTGCATGAGGATGCTTCTTATGACAAGGATGTTGTGGAGATAAAATTGCCAGACAGTGTTGTTTCTTCTGATTATGGTGGTAATTTTGTCAAAGATGTCTGCATTGATGAAGGACAACCTCCTCCTCAGAAGTTTTCAGAAGAAAAAGTAGTAGATGAAAAGTTTTCTCCAAAATTTGATCATCAAATGATACATGCAAATGGTGCTCCAGGATACAGGGAAAAAGATTGCGCTACAAAGTCTGTCCACGAACTGAAACCTGAAATAGTTTTACCTCTTGGTTTTGCTCCCGATAGCAACAATGAGAAGCAACATTCTTCTTGTGAAGAGCATGATCCTGAAGGCAGGAGTAAGGCCACTAACTTCGGTGAGATCAGTGAGAAGAAAATAAGTTTGGAAGAATTACTTCGACTCGAAAGCGCGGAAGAGTCGCAGCATAAAGCCACAGTAAGCTCTGAAACCAGTAAAAACCAAATGCCATCTCTTCgcggagaagcagctggacag GTTTCCACAAATGCGTCTCATGGAATTGAAGCTACTGCAtccaaaaccagtgagcttgttAATAATAGTTTATCAAGTACGGAGAACACCGATGATTGCACAGTAACAACGTCTGAAGAATGTGATGTAGAGGCACCACCTGAATGCTCTACATCGGCAATCACAGATGCTGCTTCCGCTGTACCTATCTGCAATCTCGAGAAGACTGATGATGGCAGTGCTGAAGGATTTGATAAGGTCGAAAAAGCTGGATCTGGAGTCGATGCTCCGAGCTCGAGTAGTTCAGACATCGGATCATCTGAGAAGAGCAATGATCAGAATGGAAGTACTGCGCGTGAAGCAATAACCAATAAGGTTGATGAAACTGCAGTAGCATCAACTTCATCAGCTGGCATTGTAGAGCCCAGTGGTGCAAATGTAGAAAATAAACACGAGACTGACGGTATCACTGATATACATGATTCAACCCAGAGAGACGAAGGAAATTCTGTGCATATGATGAGCACAGTTAGTAAGAGTCCTACCCATGCACACGATATGGATGAAGAGATTGCACCTGATAGTGCAAAGGCAGAATCTCAAATCGGAAATGGCTATCCTCCCTCCGAATCGGGCTTGTTCGGGCCTAGTATCATGTCAGCTCCCGTGTCACACTCTGGGCATCTTGCTTATTCTGGCAGTATTTCCATCCGATCAGATAGTAGCGCGACTAGCACCCGGTCCTTTGCATTTCCAGT ATTGCAGAGGGACTGGATCAGCAGCCCGGTGAGGATGGCGAAAGGAGAGCGGAGGCGCGCCAGGCAGCGCCATGGCTGGAGGAAGGGGCTTCTCTGCTGTAAATTCTGA